A genome region from Candidatus Parcubacteria bacterium includes the following:
- the rplX gene encoding 50S ribosomal protein L24, translating to MKIKKGDTVLIISGKDRTRKGKVLEALPKGQRILVEGINIRKKSVRPKKTGEKGQIVEMPGSISVSNVKLICTKCKKAARIEYKIVKPKAGSASKSKKIKIRICKKCGGEI from the coding sequence ATGAAGATAAAAAAAGGCGATACAGTATTAATAATTTCAGGCAAGGACCGAACCAGAAAAGGCAAGGTTCTTGAAGCTTTGCCTAAAGGGCAAAGAATTTTAGTTGAAGGCATAAACATAAGAAAAAAAAGTGTTAGGCCTAAAAAAACTGGTGAAAAAGGACAGATAGTAGAAATGCCTGGTTCAATCTCTGTCTCAAATGTGAAGCTGATTTGCACTAAATGTAAAAAAGCGGCAAGGATAGAATATAAAATAGTAAAGCCAAAAGCAGGATCTGCCAGCAAATCGAAGAAGATTAAAATAAGAATTTGTAAAAAGTGCGGAGGAGAAATTTAA
- a CDS encoding type Z 30S ribosomal protein S14, whose translation MATKSQIAKSNKKPKFSTRIVRRCFRCGRKRGYLREFGLCRICFREMANKGQIPGVKKSSW comes from the coding sequence ATGGCTACTAAATCACAAATAGCAAAATCAAATAAAAAACCCAAATTTTCAACTCGTATTGTAAGGAGATGTTTTAGATGCGGCAGAAAGAGAGGCTATTTAAGAGAATTTGGACTATGCCGAATTTGTTTCAGGGAAATGGCGAATAAAGGGCAAATCCCAGGAGTAAAGAAATCAAGCTGGTAG
- the rplN gene encoding 50S ribosomal protein L14 has translation MIQPQTMLKITDNTGAKLAQCFKVLGGTRRRYAQIGDIVVAAVKKAEPRKIVKKHDKVRVVIIRQKKEYRRSDGSYIRFDDNAGVILEGKTKEPKGGRILGPVARELKEKGFDKIAGMAKDLV, from the coding sequence ATGATTCAGCCGCAAACAATGTTAAAAATAACAGATAATACCGGAGCCAAACTTGCTCAGTGTTTTAAGGTGCTCGGCGGCACCAGGAGAAGATATGCTCAAATTGGAGATATAGTAGTAGCAGCAGTGAAAAAAGCAGAGCCAAGGAAAATTGTTAAAAAACATGATAAAGTTAGAGTAGTAATCATCAGGCAGAAAAAAGAATATAGGCGTTCAGATGGTTCTTATATTCGTTTTGATGATAATGCAGGAGTAATTCTTGAGGGTAAAACTAAAGAACCAAAAGGAGGAAGAATTTTAGGCCCTGTTGCCAGAGAGTTAAAAGAAAAAGGATTTGATAAAATAGCTGGAATGGCAAAGGATCTTGTATAA
- the rpsQ gene encoding 30S ribosomal protein S17 has translation MKKKLKGIVVSNKMLKTIVVEVERIKVHPKYKRRYKMHKKYKAHNENGEFNVGDRVIIEETRPISKDKRWVVIKKI, from the coding sequence ATGAAGAAAAAATTAAAAGGAATAGTTGTTTCTAATAAAATGTTAAAGACAATAGTGGTAGAGGTAGAAAGGATAAAAGTCCATCCTAAATATAAGAGAAGATATAAAATGCATAAAAAATATAAAGCCCATAATGAAAATGGAGAATTTAATGTCGGCGACAGGGTTATAATTGAAGAAACAAGGCCAATATCAAAAGACAAACGATGGGTAGTAATTAAAAAGATATGA
- a CDS encoding 50S ribosomal protein L18, translating into MLKKQEKRYRRHKKVRVKISGTAKIPRLCIFRSNKYIYAQLIDDEKGKTILSSSEFEIKKAKNKETTKIFIANQIGELIAKKAVEKKIKKVVFDRGGYKYHGRVKALAEGARKGGLNF; encoded by the coding sequence ATGTTAAAAAAACAAGAAAAAAGATATAGACGGCATAAAAAAGTAAGAGTTAAAATATCTGGGACAGCTAAAATTCCGCGGCTTTGTATTTTTCGTTCAAATAAATATATTTATGCCCAGCTAATTGACGATGAAAAAGGTAAGACAATTTTAAGTTCAAGTGAGTTTGAAATTAAAAAAGCAAAAAATAAAGAAACCACTAAAATCTTTATTGCTAATCAAATTGGGGAACTGATTGCTAAAAAGGCCGTTGAGAAGAAAATTAAAAAAGTGGTTTTTGACAGGGGCGGATATAAATATCATGGAAGAGTCAAAGCGTTAGCCGAGGGAGCAAGAAAAGGAGGACTAAATTTTTAA
- the rplP gene encoding 50S ribosomal protein L16 — translation MLMPKKIKHRKWHKGRSRGIERRAADLSFGSYGLKALEKKWITARQIEASRRAIIRYLKKGGKLWIRIFPDKPITKKGTEVPMGGGKGTVEYYAFPIKPGRIIFELEGIKEEMAKEAFSRAADKLPIKTKFIKR, via the coding sequence ATGTTGATGCCAAAAAAAATTAAACATAGAAAATGGCATAAAGGCCGTTCAAGAGGGATAGAGAGGCGGGCAGCTGATCTGTCTTTTGGCAGTTATGGTTTAAAAGCATTGGAGAAAAAATGGATTACAGCCCGCCAAATTGAGGCAAGCCGCAGAGCTATTATTAGATATTTAAAAAAAGGTGGGAAGCTTTGGATAAGAATTTTTCCAGATAAACCTATAACTAAAAAAGGAACAGAAGTTCCTATGGGCGGAGGAAAGGGAACTGTTGAATATTATGCTTTTCCAATAAAACCAGGTAGAATCATTTTTGAGTTAGAAGGAATAAAAGAGGAAATGGCCAAAGAAGCTTTTAGCAGAGCGGCAGATAAGCTGCCGATAAAGACAAAATTTATTAAAAGATAA
- the secY gene encoding preprotein translocase subunit SecY translates to MWFNKLIQIFKIHDLRNKLFFVLFIFAVFRLMANIPVPGVNLENLKMFFASNESLSLLNLFTGGALERSSIVMLGLGPYITSVIILQLLTMIFPQLEKMYKEEGEAGRRKFNQYGRILTVPFAALQGFAMLSLLQRQSPPVVEFASPVLLLAAVLSITAGAVFLMWLGELITERGIGNGVSLLIFAGIIAAFPMSIYQSYFDVESSPEKTLSYVLFFVLALVIIFSVVLVNEARRNIPVSYAKRVRGMKMYGGVSTYLPLNLNPAGVIPIIFALAIMLFPGMIASFLGGVGGMVGNIAQTLGNLFDPQRNLLVYGMFYFILVVLFTFFYTAVTFDPKAIATNLQKMGGFVPGIRPGSSTANFLKYILNRVLLFGALFLGLIAVMPFIVSGITSVQTFSFLIGGTSLLIIVSVVLETIKQINSQLQMRDYDTF, encoded by the coding sequence ATGTGGTTTAATAAGCTTATCCAAATATTTAAAATTCATGATTTGCGGAACAAACTTTTTTTTGTTCTGTTTATTTTTGCTGTTTTTCGATTAATGGCAAATATTCCTGTTCCTGGAGTAAATCTTGAGAATCTAAAGATGTTCTTTGCCAGCAATGAAAGTTTAAGTTTATTAAATTTATTCACAGGCGGCGCATTGGAAAGGTCTTCTATTGTCATGCTGGGATTGGGCCCGTATATTACTTCAGTCATTATTCTTCAGCTTTTGACAATGATTTTTCCGCAGTTGGAAAAAATGTATAAAGAAGAAGGAGAGGCAGGCCGCAGGAAATTCAATCAATACGGAAGAATATTAACTGTTCCTTTTGCCGCTTTACAGGGATTTGCAATGTTGAGTCTGCTTCAGCGCCAGAGTCCGCCAGTAGTTGAATTTGCTTCTCCAGTTTTGCTGCTGGCTGCTGTTTTAAGCATTACAGCAGGAGCGGTCTTTTTAATGTGGCTGGGAGAATTAATTACTGAAAGAGGAATTGGTAATGGTGTTTCTCTTTTAATTTTTGCCGGTATTATTGCAGCTTTTCCAATGTCTATTTATCAAAGTTATTTTGACGTTGAATCAAGCCCTGAGAAAACTCTTTCTTATGTCTTGTTCTTTGTTTTAGCTTTGGTTATAATTTTCAGCGTTGTTTTAGTTAATGAGGCGCGCAGGAATATTCCTGTCTCTTATGCTAAAAGAGTAAGGGGGATGAAGATGTATGGCGGCGTATCTACTTATTTGCCATTGAATCTTAATCCTGCTGGTGTTATTCCTATTATTTTTGCTCTTGCTATTATGCTTTTTCCTGGAATGATTGCCAGTTTTTTAGGAGGTGTAGGAGGAATGGTGGGCAATATCGCCCAAACTCTTGGTAATCTTTTTGATCCGCAAAGAAATCTTTTAGTTTATGGAATGTTCTATTTTATTCTAGTGGTCTTATTTACATTTTTTTATACAGCAGTAACATTTGACCCTAAAGCGATTGCTACTAATTTGCAGAAAATGGGCGGATTTGTGCCTGGTATCAGGCCAGGTTCTTCCACTGCAAACTTTTTGAAATATATTTTAAACAGAGTCTTGCTTTTCGGAGCTTTGTTCTTAGGTTTAATTGCAGTAATGCCTTTTATAGTAAGCGGTATAACCAGCGTTCAAACATTTTCCTTTTTAATAGGAGGAACATCTTTGTTGATTATTGTGAGCGTTGTCTTAGAAACTATAAAACAAATAAATTCCCAACTACAAATGAGAGATTACGATACATTTTAA
- the rplF gene encoding 50S ribosomal protein L6, producing MSRIGKKPIEIPDGVELKIDGQKVTVKGPKGELSKEVRPEIDIEIKTQEVYVFPKKENQKTTSRKESGKQAKEINAFWGLTRAFLANMIQGVKDGYEKKLQIEGLGYKASLDGNDLILNIGFSHPVKIKSLDGIKLSVEKNIITISGIDKELVGMVAAKIRKVKPPEPYKGKGIRYINEIVRKKVGKKAVAAE from the coding sequence ATGAGTCGTATAGGCAAAAAACCAATTGAAATACCAGATGGTGTCGAACTAAAAATTGATGGTCAGAAAGTTACAGTTAAGGGTCCTAAAGGCGAACTTTCTAAAGAGGTTCGGCCTGAAATTGATATTGAAATTAAAACTCAAGAAGTTTACGTTTTTCCTAAAAAAGAAAACCAGAAAACGACTTCAAGAAAAGAATCAGGAAAGCAAGCAAAAGAGATTAATGCTTTTTGGGGGTTGACTAGAGCTTTTTTAGCCAATATGATACAAGGCGTTAAAGATGGTTATGAGAAAAAGCTTCAAATAGAAGGTTTGGGATACAAGGCCTCTTTAGATGGAAATGATTTAATATTAAACATCGGTTTTAGCCATCCAGTGAAAATTAAATCTTTAGATGGCATAAAATTATCAGTAGAAAAAAATATTATTACTATTTCAGGTATTGATAAAGAATTAGTTGGCATGGTCGCTGCTAAAATAAGAAAAGTAAAACCGCCGGAGCCGTATAAGGGAAAAGGAATTAGATATATTAATGAAATAGTCAGGAAAAAGGTAGGTAAAAAGGCAGTAGCCGCAGAATAA
- the rplO gene encoding 50S ribosomal protein L15 translates to MQINQIKPKHKAKQKKRIGRGGKRGTYSGRGMKGQRSRAGRTSEPIIRGLIKRYPKLRGYKFNKWKVKPTIVNISSLEQFKDGDKISPSVLFKKEIIRRIKGKALKVKILGNGKLTKSLTIEGCDVSKSAKEKIEKAGGTII, encoded by the coding sequence ATGCAGATAAATCAAATTAAGCCAAAACATAAAGCAAAACAAAAAAAACGGATAGGCCGCGGCGGTAAACGCGGTACTTATTCTGGTCGAGGAATGAAAGGTCAGAGATCGCGCGCTGGAAGAACTTCAGAGCCGATTATCCGCGGATTAATTAAGAGATACCCCAAACTTAGGGGATATAAATTTAATAAATGGAAAGTAAAACCGACAATAGTTAATATTAGCAGTTTAGAGCAGTTTAAAGACGGAGACAAAATTAGTCCTTCTGTCTTGTTTAAAAAGGAAATAATTCGTAGAATAAAAGGGAAGGCGCTGAAAGTAAAAATTTTAGGCAATGGAAAACTAACCAAGTCATTGACGATTGAAGGATGTGATGTTTCAAAATCAGCAAAAGAGAAGATAGAGAAAGCCGGCGGCACAATTATATGA
- the rpsH gene encoding 30S ribosomal protein S8, translating into MTDPVTDMFNRIKNAQAVLKPTVDIPFSAFKYEIAKILEKTGYIKKTEKKKRKTEKIIELSLKYNKDISAITELKRISKPGQRIYIPYQKIRKIKGGFGTAIISTSKGLMADGEARKNRLGGEVICEIW; encoded by the coding sequence ATGACTGATCCAGTAACTGATATGTTTAATAGAATAAAAAATGCTCAAGCCGTATTAAAGCCTACGGTTGATATTCCTTTTTCAGCTTTCAAATATGAAATTGCAAAGATTTTAGAAAAGACAGGATACATTAAAAAAACGGAAAAAAAGAAAAGAAAGACAGAAAAAATAATAGAACTTTCTCTTAAATATAATAAAGATATTTCGGCTATCACTGAGTTAAAAAGGATTTCAAAGCCAGGACAGAGAATTTATATTCCTTATCAGAAAATAAGGAAGATAAAAGGAGGATTTGGAACAGCTATTATTTCCACATCAAAAGGATTGATGGCTGATGGAGAAGCAAGAAAAAATAGATTAGGAGGAGAGGTAATATGTGAAATATGGTAA
- a CDS encoding 30S ribosomal protein S5, which translates to MERFIRKEKPKDEFDSKLLDLTRVSRMTAGGRRMRFRAVMVVGNRKGKVGLGVSKGKDVAQAIEKATRLAKKNLIEIPIVEGTVPYEIISKFGAAKVLLRPQRKTRGLVAGGTVRVICDLAGIKNISSKILGRTGNKLNNAKATIQALEKLKPKS; encoded by the coding sequence ATGGAAAGATTTATAAGAAAAGAAAAACCAAAAGATGAGTTTGATTCTAAATTATTAGATTTAACTCGAGTAAGCAGGATGACAGCCGGCGGACGCCGGATGAGATTTCGCGCTGTTATGGTTGTTGGCAATAGAAAAGGAAAGGTTGGATTAGGTGTTTCCAAAGGCAAGGATGTGGCCCAAGCGATTGAAAAGGCTACACGTTTAGCAAAGAAAAATTTAATTGAAATTCCTATTGTAGAAGGCACTGTTCCTTATGAGATTATTTCTAAATTCGGAGCAGCTAAGGTTTTACTTAGACCCCAAAGAAAAACAAGGGGGTTAGTTGCTGGCGGTACAGTCCGTGTAATTTGTGATTTAGCCGGTATAAAGAATATATCTTCAAAGATTCTTGGAAGGACTGGAAACAAACTTAACAATGCCAAAGCAACTATTCAAGCATTAGAAAAATTAAAACCAAAAAGCTAA
- the rpsS gene encoding 30S ribosomal protein S19 produces MARSLKKGPYVDEKLLKKISKFKKGDRVIIKTWARACTISPEMVGFTFGVHNGKEHIPVLVAEDMVGHKLGEFAPTKKFVRHGGKIQKEQEIKTKQQETEKDKSS; encoded by the coding sequence ATGGCTAGATCTCTGAAAAAAGGTCCATATGTGGACGAAAAATTATTAAAAAAAATAAGCAAGTTCAAGAAAGGCGACAGAGTAATTATTAAGACTTGGGCGAGAGCTTGCACTATATCTCCAGAAATGGTTGGTTTTACATTTGGCGTTCATAACGGCAAGGAGCATATTCCAGTATTAGTTGCAGAGGATATGGTGGGGCATAAGTTAGGTGAATTTGCTCCAACAAAAAAATTTGTAAGGCATGGGGGAAAAATACAGAAAGAGCAGGAAATAAAAACAAAACAGCAAGAAACCGAAAAAGATAAATCATCTTAA
- the rplV gene encoding 50S ribosomal protein L22: protein MNITAKLRYLHIAPRKVRLMVDLIRGKSVEQAQRILNFTPNRSSEPLLKLLKSSIANAKDNLQLEEDNLYISKIFVDEGPKLKRWHAQSRGRAAEIQKKSSHISLELSEIKKKKVKKVKKTEKKVVDEKIEKEEKTTVKPEQPKPKDTKEKYVPKITQGMKRVFRRKAF from the coding sequence ATGAACATTACAGCCAAACTAAGATATCTTCATATTGCGCCGCGAAAGGTTCGTTTAATGGTTGATTTGATTAGGGGAAAATCAGTTGAGCAAGCTCAAAGGATTTTAAATTTCACGCCGAATAGATCGTCTGAGCCGTTATTAAAACTCTTGAAGTCAAGTATAGCTAATGCTAAAGATAATCTTCAGCTTGAAGAAGATAATCTTTATATCTCAAAGATTTTTGTTGATGAAGGACCGAAGCTAAAAAGATGGCATGCTCAGTCAAGAGGAAGAGCTGCTGAAATTCAGAAAAAGAGTTCTCATATTTCTTTAGAATTAAGCGAGATTAAAAAGAAAAAAGTTAAAAAGGTTAAGAAAACAGAAAAGAAAGTTGTAGATGAGAAAATAGAGAAGGAAGAAAAAACAACTGTCAAACCAGAACAACCAAAGCCAAAGGATACGAAAGAGAAATATGTGCCAAAAATAACACAAGGCATGAAAAGAGTATTTAGGCGAAAAGCCTTCTAA
- a CDS encoding glycosyltransferase family 2 protein, whose translation MYLSVIVPAYKEEKRIVKTLKEIDKYLSKQTYAYEIIVVNDGSPDRTAEVVRKVIPEIKNLRIINNKTNHGKGYVVRQGLLEAKGKYRVFTDADNSTSIDQIEKMWPEFQNGYEVVIGSRDIKGAVITVPQTWWRIMLGNIFNLIVQIISGLFGIWDTQCGFKGFTKKAVEDIFPKCKINRFAFDVEVLVLVKKLGYKIKEIPVVWINDQASTVGFKSMVKMLIEVFQIRWNLISKKYV comes from the coding sequence ATTTACCTTTCAGTTATAGTCCCTGCTTATAAAGAGGAAAAAAGGATTGTTAAGACATTAAAAGAAATTGACAAGTATTTGTCAAAACAGACATATGCTTATGAAATTATTGTAGTTAATGACGGTTCTCCAGATAGAACTGCAGAGGTTGTAAGAAAAGTAATCCCTGAAATTAAGAATTTACGAATAATTAACAATAAAACAAACCACGGCAAAGGTTATGTTGTTAGACAGGGATTATTAGAAGCAAAGGGGAAATACAGAGTTTTTACTGACGCTGATAATTCTACCTCAATTGACCAAATAGAAAAAATGTGGCCAGAATTTCAAAATGGTTATGAAGTTGTAATTGGTTCGCGGGATATTAAGGGAGCAGTTATTACTGTCCCTCAGACCTGGTGGAGAATAATGCTTGGTAATATCTTTAATTTAATTGTCCAGATTATTTCCGGACTTTTTGGAATATGGGATACCCAGTGCGGATTTAAGGGTTTTACTAAAAAAGCAGTGGAAGATATTTTTCCGAAATGTAAAATCAACCGTTTTGCTTTTGATGTGGAAGTTTTAGTTTTAGTTAAAAAACTTGGTTATAAAATAAAAGAAATTCCAGTTGTTTGGATAAACGATCAAGCAAGTACAGTAGGATTCAAGTCAATGGTAAAAATGTTAATTGAAGTATTTCAAATTAGATGGAATTTAATTAGTAAAAAATATGTCTAA
- a CDS encoding nucleoside monophosphate kinase, protein MSKPLNFTLIGRSGSGKGTQAKLLMKHFGNLFYVSTGDLFRDLSKANTDTSIRVQKIIKEGGLPFDDLAAALWMHELAYNLKENHGFILDGAPRRVNEAQTLDRYLDFLERKETCFNLLIDISREEAFGRLSKRRICKKCGHLIPWVGEFKKLKVCDKCGGELITRADDSPEAINSRLDFYDNRVAQTAKFYKNQNRLIKINGQQPIEDVFKDILKAINSKSK, encoded by the coding sequence ATGTCTAAGCCATTAAATTTTACTTTAATAGGGAGATCTGGTTCAGGAAAGGGGACACAAGCAAAACTTTTGATGAAGCATTTTGGAAATCTATTTTATGTTTCTACTGGTGATTTGTTTAGAGATTTATCCAAAGCTAATACAGATACGAGCATAAGAGTTCAAAAAATAATAAAAGAAGGAGGTCTGCCGTTTGATGATTTAGCAGCTGCTTTATGGATGCATGAACTTGCTTATAATCTTAAAGAAAACCATGGATTTATTCTTGATGGCGCTCCTCGCCGAGTTAATGAAGCTCAAACATTAGACAGATATTTAGATTTTTTAGAAAGAAAAGAAACCTGTTTTAATTTATTGATTGATATTTCCAGAGAAGAAGCATTTGGCCGTTTATCAAAAAGAAGAATTTGTAAAAAGTGCGGGCATTTAATTCCATGGGTTGGCGAATTTAAAAAATTAAAAGTTTGCGACAAATGCGGCGGAGAATTGATTACTCGGGCTGACGATAGTCCAGAAGCAATAAACAGTAGATTAGATTTTTATGATAATAGAGTAGCTCAAACAGCTAAATTTTATAAAAACCAAAACCGTCTTATAAAAATCAATGGTCAGCAACCAATTGAAGATGTTTTTAAAGATATTCTAAAAGCCATAAATTCAAAATCAAAATAA
- the map gene encoding type I methionyl aminopeptidase translates to MISIKTPEEIRIMAEGCKILAKIMKQLVDMIKPGITTKELNMAAESHIFKYGAEPGFKGPISKGYGGFPTALCTSINQVIVHGVPSYYKLKQGDILSLDLGLRWKGYFADMAVTVPVGEISLEAQRLIRVTKKALKRGIKKVRPGNTFGDIGNTIQRYVESQGFNVVRELCGHGIGKELHEDPQILNYGKRHAGPKIKQGMVFCLEPMVTAGDWKIRKSEDGNGFEAIDGSLSAHFEHQMAVTEHGCRVLTEI, encoded by the coding sequence ATGATTTCAATAAAAACTCCGGAAGAAATTAGGATAATGGCTGAAGGTTGTAAAATCCTGGCAAAGATTATGAAACAATTAGTGGACATGATTAAGCCAGGGATTACTACTAAAGAATTAAATATGGCTGCCGAAAGCCATATTTTTAAATATGGGGCAGAGCCGGGATTTAAAGGTCCAATTTCTAAGGGCTATGGCGGTTTTCCTACGGCTTTATGCACTTCTATTAATCAGGTAATTGTTCATGGAGTTCCTTCTTATTACAAATTAAAACAAGGCGATATTTTGTCTTTGGATTTAGGATTAAGATGGAAAGGGTATTTTGCTGATATGGCAGTTACTGTTCCAGTAGGAGAGATTTCTTTAGAAGCTCAACGTTTAATTAGAGTAACCAAAAAAGCTTTGAAAAGGGGAATTAAAAAAGTCAGGCCTGGAAATACATTTGGAGATATTGGGAATACGATTCAAAGATATGTTGAGTCGCAAGGTTTTAATGTTGTGCGCGAGCTTTGCGGACACGGCATTGGCAAAGAATTGCATGAAGATCCTCAAATTTTGAATTATGGCAAACGCCATGCCGGTCCAAAAATAAAACAAGGCATGGTTTTTTGCCTTGAACCAATGGTGACAGCAGGTGATTGGAAGATTAGAAAATCAGAAGATGGCAATGGTTTTGAAGCTATAGATGGCTCTCTATCAGCTCATTTTGAACACCAAATGGCAGTCACCGAACACGGCTGTCGAGTATTGACAGAAATATAG
- the rplE gene encoding 50S ribosomal protein L5: MSVVKLKDKYIKEVVPAMKKKFGYKNSMAVPNVEKVVVNIGFGRMITDKTSDEKKKIKAAIVHDLALICGQRPVLTKAKKSISTFKIREGMEIGAKVTLRKQKMHDFLDRLIHIALPRSRDFQGIELKSIDQKGNLTIAIKEHISFPEISPEKTRFLFSFEITIVTTAKKREQGLELLRLLGFPIKK; this comes from the coding sequence ATGAGTGTTGTCAAACTAAAAGACAAATATATTAAAGAGGTTGTGCCGGCTATGAAAAAAAAGTTCGGATACAAAAACAGTATGGCTGTTCCTAATGTTGAAAAGGTAGTGGTTAATATTGGTTTTGGCAGAATGATAACAGATAAAACATCTGATGAAAAAAAGAAAATTAAGGCAGCAATTGTCCATGATTTAGCTTTAATATGCGGACAACGTCCAGTTTTAACTAAAGCAAAGAAATCTATTTCTACATTTAAAATCCGTGAGGGTATGGAGATTGGAGCCAAAGTGACTCTAAGAAAACAAAAAATGCATGATTTTTTAGATAGATTAATTCATATCGCGCTTCCTCGTTCACGTGATTTTCAAGGTATTGAGCTTAAATCAATTGATCAAAAAGGAAATTTAACTATTGCTATAAAAGAACATATATCTTTTCCAGAAATATCCCCGGAGAAAACAAGATTCCTTTTTAGCTTTGAGATTACTATTGTAACCACAGCAAAAAAAAGAGAGCAAGGATTAGAATTATTAAGATTATTAGGTTTCCCAATAAAGAAATAA
- the rpsC gene encoding 30S ribosomal protein S3, which produces MSHRVHPKAYRLRETSDWDSRWQFKKSIPKYLKEDFVIRDFLEERLKDSGVQNIEIERFPGKVNIIINTSKPGFIIGRGGKGAEELKKELEKKIIKSYKPLINQKLTALNKVKEEIRIEIREIRNPWTYSNIIAQWIAQQIERRMPYRRVLKQALSKIMVNKEIKGARVEVSGRLNGAQIARREWIKNGRLPRQTLRADIDYGTARAYCTYGVIGIKVWLYKGEKF; this is translated from the coding sequence ATGAGTCATAGAGTGCATCCAAAAGCATATAGATTGAGAGAAACAAGTGATTGGGATTCTCGATGGCAGTTTAAAAAGAGTATTCCTAAATATTTAAAGGAAGATTTTGTGATAAGAGACTTTTTAGAAGAAAGGCTAAAGGATTCTGGGGTTCAAAATATTGAAATTGAGAGATTTCCCGGTAAAGTCAATATTATTATTAATACTTCAAAGCCAGGTTTTATTATAGGCCGCGGAGGCAAAGGAGCAGAAGAACTTAAAAAAGAGTTAGAGAAAAAAATCATTAAGAGCTATAAGCCACTTATTAATCAAAAATTAACAGCATTAAACAAAGTAAAAGAAGAAATCAGAATTGAAATTAGAGAAATTAGAAATCCTTGGACATATTCGAATATTATTGCTCAATGGATTGCCCAGCAGATAGAAAGGAGAATGCCTTATCGCAGGGTATTAAAACAAGCATTGAGCAAGATTATGGTCAATAAAGAAATAAAAGGGGCAAGAGTAGAGGTTTCCGGTCGTTTGAATGGAGCGCAAATCGCGCGTAGAGAATGGATAAAAAATGGCCGTCTTCCAAGACAAACATTAAGAGCAGATATTGATTATGGAACAGCAAGAGCTTATTGTACTTATGGTGTGATAGGAATAAAGGTATGGTTATACAAAGGCGAAAAATTTTAA
- the rpmC gene encoding 50S ribosomal protein L29, with the protein MQATELQRKSKSELHGILIKNREKLRQLRFDLVSGKVKNVREIRKIKKEIAQILTILKQN; encoded by the coding sequence ATGCAGGCAACAGAATTACAACGTAAATCAAAATCAGAGCTTCATGGTATTTTAATAAAAAATCGTGAGAAATTACGACAGTTGCGTTTTGATTTAGTCTCTGGTAAAGTGAAAAATGTTAGAGAGATTAGAAAAATTAAAAAAGAAATTGCTCAAATATTAACAATTTTAAAGCAAAATTAG